Proteins found in one Acidobacteriota bacterium genomic segment:
- a CDS encoding universal stress protein has translation MSVVILCAIDLGPLTGRVLFHAYGLSRVLDADLRVLHVSTDDSEDLKERVLAECARAVPYEVNLDSAKVIVATGRVSEAIQREALHHHATLIVVGSRGHGGLARLLLGSTSEALLGLARTPVLLVPPTEINIVSAGDRPALTCGPVVVPVDLAWPCDHQLQLASRVARIAAQDLILMTVARSKLSDHDAAARLRRLAHGLTPVKPRSLIVRRGDVAEEISRCAVAEGAGLVVMGLREPPRGRPGIIASAVLKTGRAFVLAVPG, from the coding sequence ATGTCGGTCGTGATCCTTTGTGCCATCGATCTGGGACCGCTCACGGGGCGGGTCTTGTTTCACGCCTACGGCCTGTCCAGGGTGCTCGACGCAGACCTGCGCGTCCTGCACGTCAGCACCGACGATTCGGAGGACCTCAAGGAGCGCGTGCTGGCTGAATGCGCCCGCGCGGTGCCGTACGAGGTGAACCTCGACAGCGCGAAGGTGATCGTCGCCACGGGTCGCGTCTCGGAAGCCATTCAGCGCGAGGCCTTGCACCACCACGCCACGCTCATCGTCGTTGGCTCGCGAGGACACGGCGGCCTGGCGCGGCTGCTGCTCGGCTCGACCAGCGAGGCCTTGTTGGGGCTGGCTCGTACGCCGGTGCTGCTGGTGCCGCCCACCGAAATCAACATCGTCAGCGCGGGCGATCGGCCGGCCCTCACGTGCGGCCCGGTGGTGGTGCCAGTCGACCTGGCCTGGCCGTGTGACCACCAGCTGCAGCTGGCCAGCCGCGTCGCACGGATCGCCGCCCAGGACCTGATCCTGATGACCGTGGCGCGCAGCAAGCTTTCCGACCACGATGCCGCCGCCCGGTTGCGGCGCCTCGCGCACGGCCTTACGCCCGTCAAGCCGAGGTCGTTGATCGTGAGGCGAGGAGACGTGGCCGAGGAGATCTCGCGATGTGCCGTAGCGGAAGGCGCCGGCCTGGTGGTGATGGGGCTGCGGGAGCCGCCCAGGGGCCGCCCCGGGATCATTGCGTCGGCGGTGCTCAAGACCGGCCGCGCGTTCGTGCTGGCGGTGCCCGGCTAG
- a CDS encoding universal stress protein translates to MSPDIKSILVPVDFSSNSSRALDYAHTLATRFSASLHLVHVCEVPSLTTGSMDAYAVAYSNWSQQLGEEAERELLKLLPKLTGITVTTEVLFGSPARALVTAATNRKVDLIVMGTHGHGPLMHALMGNVAERVVRTAPCPVLTVREPKEAQHRSASATVITAAFLAAALLLPGAAIPATAQQAASQPATEMRQRVTGGEVYRTYCATCHGTTGRGDGPLASSMRRPPTDLTEIAKRNGAEYPSELVFRTIDGRTPVRGHGGPDMPVWGDAFARSRDGGDAAAVKERIDSLVEFIRTLQVKPAH, encoded by the coding sequence ATGAGCCCCGACATCAAGAGCATTCTCGTTCCGGTGGACTTCAGTTCGAACTCCTCTCGCGCCCTCGACTACGCCCACACCCTGGCGACGCGTTTCAGCGCGTCACTGCATCTCGTTCACGTCTGCGAGGTGCCGTCGCTGACCACCGGGTCGATGGACGCGTACGCGGTTGCATACTCGAACTGGAGCCAGCAACTGGGCGAAGAGGCCGAACGCGAGCTCCTGAAGCTGTTGCCGAAACTGACCGGCATCACCGTGACGACGGAAGTGCTGTTCGGCAGCCCGGCACGGGCCCTGGTCACGGCGGCGACCAATCGCAAGGTCGACCTCATCGTGATGGGCACGCACGGGCACGGGCCCTTGATGCATGCGCTGATGGGCAATGTCGCCGAGCGCGTGGTGCGCACGGCGCCCTGTCCGGTGCTGACGGTACGTGAGCCGAAGGAAGCTCAGCACCGGTCGGCGTCGGCCACCGTCATCACGGCCGCCTTCCTGGCTGCCGCACTGCTCCTGCCCGGAGCTGCCATCCCGGCGACGGCTCAGCAGGCCGCCTCGCAACCGGCCACGGAAATGCGCCAGCGAGTGACCGGCGGTGAAGTGTATCGAACCTACTGCGCCACCTGCCACGGAACAACGGGCCGCGGCGATGGTCCACTGGCTAGCTCCATGCGGCGCCCGCCGACCGACCTCACCGAGATCGCCAAGCGTAATGGCGCGGAGTACCCGTCAGAGCTGGTGTTCCGCACCATCGACGGCAGGACGCCGGTGCGCGGGCACGGTGGGCCCGACATGCCGGTGTGGGGTGATGCCTTTGCCCGTTCGCGCGATGGCGGCGATGCGGCGGCGGTGAAGGAACGGATCGATTCGCTGGTCGAATTCATCCGCACGCTGCAGGTGAAGCCGGCTCACTGA
- a CDS encoding response regulator, with product MDAIATTFARVIGFDSPIPVRTAREILRTAVKKHPLHVLVVDDEPLIRWSVTETLADLGLDVEQADCAASALQAITTTALPFDVIVLDLRLPDMRDLSLLATIRQLLPETPVVLMTAFGTPEVMFTARQLGVRAVLNKPFELSELSRVVVEALTPAR from the coding sequence ATGGACGCGATCGCCACCACGTTCGCTCGGGTTATCGGGTTTGATTCACCGATACCGGTCCGGACGGCGCGAGAGATTCTGAGGACGGCCGTGAAAAAACACCCACTCCACGTGCTGGTCGTCGACGATGAACCGCTGATTCGCTGGTCGGTCACCGAGACCCTGGCCGACCTCGGCCTTGATGTGGAGCAGGCCGACTGCGCCGCCTCGGCCTTACAGGCCATTACCACCACGGCCCTGCCCTTTGATGTGATCGTGCTGGACCTGCGGCTGCCGGACATGCGCGACCTGTCGCTGCTGGCCACCATCCGCCAATTGCTGCCCGAAACGCCGGTGGTCCTGATGACCGCCTTCGGCACGCCCGAAGTCATGTTCACCGCCCGCCAGTTGGGGGTACGTGCCGTCCTGAACAAGCCATTTGAACTGAGCGAGTTGAGCCGCGTCGTGGTGGAGGCGTTGACCCCGGCGCGTTGA
- a CDS encoding sigma-54 dependent transcriptional regulator: MPHATILIVDDEQLIRWSLASRLKDEGYRTLEAATAAEALSQHREGVDLVLLDIGLPDASGLSVLKQIKESDPDTLVIMLTGQTGVQTAVEAMKAGAFHYATKPFDLDEVVLLVEKALETTHLRREVRTLRARQAQPYGPGSIVGDSAPIVAVRSMLEKIGVSPASTVLLTGESGTGKDLAAKVIHYSSSRAARPFMNITCSALPETLLESELFGHERGAFTGADRQKHGLLESADGGTVFLDEIGEMVPLLQAKLLRFLEEKSFKRVGGSADIKVDVRVIAATNRSLQDEVRKGRFREDLFYRLNVMAVPLPPLRDRRDDIPRLLHHYIDLFNTEFRKKISGVSPGAMKMLQAYAWPGNVRELRNAVERAMLLTESAELSEAQFAMLVSGDAELSAGMGLPAGGINLEELERSLVVQALERSGWNQTKAATLLGLNRDQIRYRIEKFKLEKATPR, encoded by the coding sequence ATGCCACACGCCACCATCCTGATCGTCGACGACGAGCAACTGATTCGATGGTCGCTGGCCAGCCGGTTGAAAGACGAGGGCTACCGCACTCTCGAGGCCGCCACCGCCGCCGAAGCGCTGTCGCAACACCGCGAGGGCGTCGACCTGGTGCTGCTCGACATCGGGCTGCCCGACGCGAGCGGGTTGTCGGTGCTCAAGCAGATCAAGGAATCGGATCCCGACACGCTGGTCATCATGCTGACCGGGCAGACCGGCGTGCAGACCGCGGTCGAGGCGATGAAGGCCGGCGCCTTTCACTACGCCACCAAGCCGTTCGATCTCGACGAAGTCGTGCTGCTGGTCGAGAAGGCGCTCGAGACGACGCACCTGCGGCGCGAGGTCCGCACGCTGCGGGCGCGCCAGGCGCAGCCCTACGGCCCCGGCAGCATCGTCGGTGACAGCGCGCCGATCGTGGCGGTGCGGTCGATGCTCGAGAAGATTGGCGTCAGCCCCGCGTCGACGGTATTGCTGACCGGCGAGAGCGGCACGGGCAAGGACCTGGCCGCCAAGGTCATCCACTACAGCAGCAGCCGCGCGGCGCGGCCGTTCATGAACATCACCTGTTCGGCGCTGCCAGAAACGCTGCTCGAAAGCGAGCTGTTCGGCCACGAGCGCGGTGCGTTCACGGGCGCCGATCGGCAGAAGCACGGCCTGCTCGAATCGGCCGACGGGGGCACGGTGTTCCTCGACGAGATCGGCGAGATGGTGCCGCTGCTGCAGGCGAAGCTGCTGCGCTTCCTGGAAGAGAAATCGTTCAAGCGGGTGGGCGGCTCCGCCGACATCAAGGTGGACGTGCGGGTGATCGCCGCCACCAACCGCTCGCTGCAGGACGAGGTCCGGAAGGGCCGCTTCCGCGAAGACCTGTTCTATCGCCTGAACGTGATGGCGGTGCCGCTGCCGCCGCTGCGCGACCGGCGCGACGACATCCCGCGGCTGCTGCATCACTACATCGACCTCTTCAACACCGAGTTCCGGAAGAAGATTTCGGGCGTGTCGCCCGGCGCCATGAAGATGCTGCAGGCCTACGCCTGGCCCGGCAACGTGCGCGAGCTGCGCAACGCCGTCGAGCGGGCCATGCTGCTGACCGAGAGCGCCGAGTTGTCGGAAGCGCAGTTCGCCATGCTCGTTTCGGGAGACGCGGAGTTGTCGGCGGGCATGGGGCTGCCGGCCGGCGGCATCAATCTCGAGGAGCTCGAACGGTCGCTGGTGGTCCAGGCCCTGGAGCGCAGCGGCTGGAACCAGACCAAGGCGGCGACGCTGCTCGGCCTCAACCGCGACCAGATCCGTTATCGGATCGAGAAGTTCAAGCTGGAGAAGGCAACTCCACGGTAA
- a CDS encoding peptidase dimerization domain-containing protein — protein MMKRLIVAIAFAAGLAASGMPASAQQSGGLRVEFQGPGGHSSGAYGRVSALHAAARAVILIQQALPTGSYQITNLTGGNSVNSIASDGLIEMRLTAANAAAYQALVAAVSKAAADGADAENKFRGVKAGDLTAGAPATVRSSVKPF, from the coding sequence ATGATGAAGCGTTTGATCGTTGCCATCGCATTCGCAGCCGGTCTCGCCGCCTCCGGTATGCCCGCCTCGGCCCAGCAGTCCGGAGGATTGCGCGTCGAGTTCCAGGGGCCCGGCGGCCATAGTTCCGGCGCCTATGGGCGTGTCAGCGCCCTTCACGCGGCCGCTCGTGCAGTCATCCTGATTCAACAGGCACTGCCCACCGGCAGTTACCAAATCACGAACCTCACTGGCGGGAACTCGGTGAATTCGATCGCGTCCGACGGTCTCATCGAGATGAGGCTGACCGCCGCCAATGCCGCCGCATATCAGGCGCTGGTAGCGGCCGTGTCGAAAGCCGCGGCTGACGGCGCCGACGCTGAGAACAAGTTCCGTGGCGTGAAGGCCGGAGACTTGACGGCCGGAGCGCCGGCGACGGTCCGGTCTTCGGTGAAGCCGTTCTGA
- a CDS encoding universal stress protein: MVVLKNILVATDFGEPSAVAMAYGRDLARSYNATLHVLHVVEDVMMRYSPEVGFAIPDLQRDLEKAAKRDLEASITEDDRKTLKLVEVVQTAFNVPGGVTEYARANAIDLIVVGTHGRGAVKQLLLGSAAERIVRTAPCPVLAVRANERDFIAPDALVAAAKA, encoded by the coding sequence ATGGTTGTGCTGAAGAACATTCTCGTGGCCACCGACTTCGGCGAGCCATCAGCCGTCGCCATGGCGTACGGCCGTGATCTCGCCCGCTCCTACAACGCCACCCTCCACGTGCTGCATGTGGTGGAAGACGTGATGATGCGCTACAGCCCCGAGGTGGGTTTTGCCATTCCGGACCTGCAGCGGGACCTCGAGAAGGCCGCGAAGCGCGACCTCGAGGCGTCGATCACCGAGGACGACCGCAAGACCCTCAAGTTGGTTGAGGTCGTGCAGACCGCCTTCAACGTGCCCGGCGGCGTCACCGAATACGCACGCGCCAACGCCATCGACCTGATCGTGGTCGGCACGCACGGCCGCGGCGCCGTGAAGCAGTTGTTGCTCGGCAGCGCCGCCGAGCGGATCGTGCGCACGGCGCCGTGTCCGGTGCTGGCGGTGCGCGCGAACGAACGCGACTTCATCGCGCCCGACGCGCTGGTCGCGGCCGCGAAGGCCTAG
- a CDS encoding response regulator produces the protein MSDRPRPRTALVVDDEALIRWSVSETLSDLGFVVAQAADGASALSAIGDAGTAFDVVVLDLRLPDVNDLSLLGRVRELLPLSTVVLMTAFGTAEIVAAALELGVIGVLNKPFELTELAQLLGLTGTPRPS, from the coding sequence TTGTCCGACCGTCCGCGGCCGCGCACGGCCCTGGTGGTCGATGACGAGGCGTTGATCCGCTGGTCGGTCAGCGAGACCCTCAGCGACCTGGGCTTCGTCGTCGCCCAGGCGGCCGACGGGGCCAGTGCGCTTAGTGCCATCGGCGACGCCGGGACGGCGTTCGATGTCGTGGTGCTAGACCTCAGGCTGCCGGATGTCAACGACCTGTCGTTGCTCGGCCGTGTGCGCGAGCTGCTGCCGCTGTCAACGGTGGTCTTGATGACTGCGTTCGGCACGGCCGAGATCGTCGCCGCGGCCCTCGAGCTCGGCGTGATCGGCGTCCTCAACAAGCCGTTCGAGCTCACCGAGCTCGCCCAGCTTCTCGGCCTGACCGGCACACCCCGGCCATCCTGA
- a CDS encoding peptidase M20: MVAAAEKIANDPQVLALLKDQSTDAAAKARWNQFLELVRIPSPSREEHLKAAEIHRRLVEEWGFSRDEVMTRADGIIPASDTNIVDGLPVYNACVVIKGSYSGRPDAQHYQGQFPKVLVEGHIDVVNPETLPKTGDPSIRIKLQPYAQPVVATPEELAAIPDELSFDARGRVIENDKYAMASKAFANAKEAEAGGGVRIYVPGYGDMMPSTSNAFVLAAAMKKHKIRPVYDIWICGTAGEEGKGNLAGVKQLYGFDQKAGTGSNPLNIVANFGLEGGGTVNFTGSYRFEMKFKAPVPRGGGKSPSAPEAMAAAIAKIADVKTPSDLQAGAPRTTYTVGRASCEPPPAGGTVVPSCSLEVDMRSTRKEPLDVMRNTIEPMFQAGASAENARYGRKDGSPEGITLELMWFGLRPAFVADSVDNVAVHAGLQSGMQLGVLTSPVVGTGSGSLNDNVPANTGIPTYQFTLASSAAGAGGHAFWEWGTRGLPATEVARMHRVLTAALIVSGYHAADGTVVPPATGPIGKRTREVAR; the protein is encoded by the coding sequence GTGGTCGCTGCGGCGGAGAAGATCGCCAACGATCCGCAGGTCCTAGCACTGCTGAAGGATCAGAGCACGGATGCGGCCGCCAAGGCGCGATGGAATCAGTTCCTCGAACTCGTTCGCATCCCCTCGCCGTCGCGCGAAGAGCACCTGAAGGCGGCCGAGATCCATCGCCGGCTGGTGGAGGAATGGGGCTTCTCTCGCGACGAAGTGATGACCCGCGCCGATGGGATTATTCCCGCTTCCGACACGAACATCGTCGATGGCCTTCCGGTCTACAACGCGTGCGTGGTGATCAAGGGGTCGTACTCGGGTCGCCCTGACGCGCAGCACTACCAGGGCCAGTTCCCCAAGGTGCTCGTCGAAGGACACATCGACGTCGTCAATCCCGAAACACTGCCGAAGACGGGTGACCCGTCGATCCGCATCAAGCTCCAGCCGTACGCACAGCCGGTGGTCGCAACACCTGAGGAGCTGGCCGCAATCCCCGACGAGCTGTCATTCGACGCTCGCGGCCGCGTCATCGAGAACGACAAGTACGCCATGGCCAGCAAGGCCTTCGCCAATGCGAAGGAAGCCGAAGCCGGCGGCGGCGTGCGTATCTACGTGCCTGGTTACGGCGACATGATGCCCAGCACGTCAAACGCATTCGTCCTTGCGGCGGCAATGAAGAAACACAAAATTCGGCCGGTCTACGACATCTGGATTTGCGGCACCGCCGGAGAGGAAGGCAAGGGCAACCTGGCCGGCGTCAAGCAGCTCTACGGCTTCGACCAGAAGGCCGGCACCGGATCCAATCCCCTCAACATCGTCGCCAACTTCGGCCTCGAGGGCGGCGGGACCGTCAACTTCACCGGCAGCTACCGTTTCGAGATGAAGTTCAAGGCGCCGGTGCCCCGCGGGGGCGGTAAGAGCCCGAGTGCGCCCGAGGCAATGGCCGCCGCGATCGCGAAGATTGCCGACGTCAAGACCCCGTCGGATCTCCAGGCCGGCGCGCCGCGCACCACCTACACCGTCGGCCGCGCGAGCTGCGAGCCACCGCCGGCGGGCGGCACGGTCGTGCCGAGTTGCTCGCTCGAGGTGGACATGCGCTCGACGCGCAAGGAGCCGCTCGACGTCATGCGCAACACGATCGAGCCCATGTTTCAGGCGGGCGCGTCGGCAGAGAACGCCCGGTATGGGCGCAAGGATGGCAGCCCGGAAGGAATCACCTTGGAGTTGATGTGGTTTGGCTTGCGGCCGGCGTTCGTGGCAGACAGCGTCGATAACGTGGCTGTACATGCGGGTCTTCAATCGGGCATGCAGTTGGGGGTCCTCACGTCGCCGGTGGTCGGCACCGGATCGGGCAGCTTGAACGACAACGTGCCGGCCAACACCGGCATCCCCACCTATCAATTCACCCTGGCGTCCTCGGCCGCCGGCGCCGGCGGACATGCGTTCTGGGAGTGGGGGACGCGAGGCCTGCCTGCGACGGAGGTGGCCCGCATGCACCGCGTGCTTACGGCAGCGCTGATCGTGTCTGGGTACCACGCTGCGGACGGCACCGTCGTGCCACCAGCCACCGGCCCGATTGGCAAGCGAACGCGCGAAGTCGCCCGGTAA
- a CDS encoding AAA family ATPase — MPQVRRDLARKMVFVAGPRQVGKTTLAKRLPGGTAGYLNWDVAEHRERILRRELPATKLWVLDELHKYRTWRNSLKGLFDGRSRGQQILVTGSARLDFYRFGGDSLLGRYHLLRLHPLSVAELGLTKPAELQDLLNLGGFPEPYFSGSATEARRWSREHRTLLVREEVATLERVQDLGNLELLMLRLPELVGSPLSINALREDLQLTHKTVANWLQILERLYAIHRLPPFGAPRIRAVKKEQKHYHWDWSVVPEPSLRFENLVAGHLLKWTHHEQDARGRDVELRYFRDTDRREVDFVVVEGGAPQLMVECKWADTEVDRSLKYLKARFPKYEARQVSAVGTKDYVTPDGIRVAPATKLLRGLV; from the coding sequence ATGCCCCAGGTCCGACGCGATCTGGCCAGGAAGATGGTCTTCGTCGCGGGTCCGCGACAGGTCGGGAAGACCACACTCGCCAAGCGCCTTCCAGGAGGAACGGCGGGCTATCTGAACTGGGATGTCGCCGAACATCGCGAACGCATCCTCCGTCGCGAGCTGCCCGCCACGAAGCTGTGGGTGCTCGACGAGCTCCATAAGTACCGTACCTGGCGGAATTCTCTCAAGGGTCTGTTCGATGGCCGTTCGCGCGGGCAGCAGATTCTCGTTACCGGCAGCGCGCGGCTGGACTTCTATCGCTTCGGAGGCGATTCGCTCCTGGGCCGCTATCACCTGCTTCGCCTGCATCCCTTGTCGGTCGCGGAGTTGGGCCTGACCAAGCCCGCGGAGTTGCAGGATCTCCTCAATCTTGGAGGCTTTCCCGAACCGTACTTCAGTGGCTCGGCTACGGAGGCGCGTCGCTGGTCACGCGAACACCGCACCCTGCTGGTCCGCGAAGAAGTCGCGACGCTCGAACGCGTCCAGGACTTGGGCAATCTCGAGTTGCTGATGCTTCGCCTGCCGGAGCTGGTCGGCTCGCCGTTGTCGATCAATGCCCTGCGCGAGGATCTTCAGCTCACGCACAAGACGGTCGCGAACTGGCTCCAGATTCTGGAGCGGCTCTATGCCATCCATCGGCTCCCGCCGTTCGGCGCACCCCGCATTCGGGCCGTCAAGAAGGAACAAAAGCACTACCACTGGGATTGGAGCGTCGTGCCAGAGCCGTCGCTGCGATTCGAGAATCTGGTGGCCGGGCACCTTTTGAAATGGACGCATCACGAGCAGGATGCCAGGGGTCGGGACGTCGAGCTGCGCTACTTCCGCGATACCGACCGCCGCGAGGTGGACTTCGTCGTCGTCGAAGGAGGGGCGCCACAGTTGATGGTTGAATGCAAGTGGGCCGATACCGAGGTCGATCGCAGCCTGAAGTACCTGAAAGCACGGTTCCCAAAATACGAGGCGCGGCAGGTATCGGCGGTCGGTACCAAGGACTACGTCACACCAGACGGCATTCGCGTGGCCCCGGCGACGAAGCTCCTTCGCGGGCTGGTGTAG
- a CDS encoding PA2169 family four-helix-bundle protein yields MPDSSSRAILNHLIETCKDSESGFRHAAELVSDPAFKTLFTDLARRRSQVAAELQPHAQRFGGSEAADGTTAASLHRKWMDVRDNWSGHDDRAILAETRRGNSMTVAAFRDALAGVLPASVRDMVERQYAEVCRSEEALAENLT; encoded by the coding sequence ATGCCCGATTCCAGTTCTCGAGCGATCCTGAATCACCTGATCGAAACCTGCAAGGACAGCGAGTCTGGTTTCCGCCACGCTGCCGAGCTGGTGAGTGATCCCGCGTTCAAGACGCTCTTCACCGACCTCGCTCGTCGTCGCTCGCAGGTCGCGGCAGAGCTACAGCCGCACGCGCAGCGATTTGGCGGGTCCGAGGCGGCCGATGGCACGACCGCCGCCTCACTGCATCGCAAGTGGATGGACGTGCGCGACAACTGGAGCGGACACGATGATCGCGCGATCCTGGCCGAAACCCGGCGCGGCAACAGCATGACGGTAGCCGCGTTCAGGGACGCGCTGGCGGGCGTTCTGCCGGCGTCAGTTCGCGACATGGTGGAGCGGCAATACGCAGAGGTCTGCCGTAGCGAGGAAGCGCTGGCCGAAAACCTCACCTAG
- a CDS encoding acetate--CoA ligase family protein: MPELPPPSRQALTPFFEPSCVAVVGASRERNKIGSEVLHNLLATGFTGAVVPVHPTAATLQGLTAYPRVADIPSAVDLAVIVVPAAQVPAAVDDCLAKQVPAICIISAGFGECGEEGRAVEREMVRKIRSAGSRLIGPNCMGLLNTDARFALNATFSPVYPPAGGVAMSTQSGALGLAILDYTRQLNIGISTFVSVGNKADVSGNDLLLYWETDPSTAVILLYLESFGNPSKFSHIARRISRTKPIVALKSGRSPVGARAAASHTGALASSDDFVDALFHQAGVIRTDTVTELFDVATLLSRQPLPQGRRVAILTNAGGPGILAADACLAHGLLAAELTAETKVGLKTLLPAAAAVHNPVDMLASASPAQYRQALQLLLADPNVDSAIVIFIPPLITSADDVATAIAGAAAESGKPVSGVFMRSHAAPESLAAVPCYAFPEPAAIALSRVATYGEWRRQPPSDAPAFPDIQEGLARAVVDTAVRRGGGWLSAVEANALVSAAGITTPRSLLATSIDEAVDAAVKVGLPVALKAVGASLLHKTEHRALRLNLESRLAVRQAAAELTGALGDRMEGLLVQPMVNGGAEMMIGAINDPVFGHVVVCGSGGVLVDLLADSACRLHPVTDRDAHEMVESLKGVRLLRGFRGAEPADEPAFRDAILRISALVGLCPEIQELDLNPVKVLPGGVSAIDVRVRVDAVQPRPPG; this comes from the coding sequence TTGCCCGAGTTGCCCCCTCCATCCCGCCAGGCCCTTACCCCGTTCTTCGAGCCGTCGTGTGTCGCCGTGGTCGGCGCGAGCCGCGAGCGCAACAAGATCGGGTCGGAAGTGCTTCATAACCTGTTGGCCACCGGTTTCACAGGCGCGGTGGTGCCGGTGCATCCCACTGCCGCCACTCTCCAGGGCCTGACCGCCTATCCGCGGGTCGCCGACATCCCTTCGGCGGTGGACCTGGCGGTGATCGTGGTACCCGCGGCGCAGGTGCCGGCGGCGGTGGACGATTGCCTCGCGAAACAGGTGCCCGCGATCTGCATCATCAGCGCCGGCTTCGGCGAGTGCGGCGAGGAGGGCCGCGCGGTCGAGCGCGAAATGGTCCGGAAGATTCGCAGTGCCGGCAGCCGGCTGATCGGCCCCAACTGCATGGGCCTGCTGAACACCGATGCGCGCTTCGCATTGAATGCGACGTTCTCGCCGGTGTATCCGCCGGCGGGCGGCGTGGCGATGTCGACACAAAGCGGCGCGCTCGGCCTCGCGATTCTCGACTACACCCGCCAGCTGAACATCGGCATCTCGACCTTCGTCTCGGTGGGCAACAAGGCCGACGTGTCGGGCAACGACCTGTTGCTCTACTGGGAAACGGATCCGAGCACGGCGGTCATCCTGCTGTACCTGGAGAGCTTCGGCAACCCGTCGAAGTTCAGCCACATCGCCCGCCGCATCAGCCGCACCAAGCCGATCGTGGCGCTCAAGTCGGGACGCTCACCGGTTGGCGCGCGCGCCGCCGCCTCGCATACCGGCGCGCTGGCCTCGAGCGACGACTTCGTCGACGCGCTCTTTCACCAGGCCGGCGTGATCCGGACCGACACGGTCACCGAGTTGTTCGATGTGGCGACCCTGCTGTCGCGACAACCGCTGCCGCAGGGGCGCCGGGTCGCGATTCTGACCAATGCCGGCGGTCCAGGCATCCTGGCCGCCGACGCCTGCCTGGCGCATGGCCTGCTCGCCGCCGAGCTGACGGCCGAGACCAAGGTCGGGCTCAAGACATTGCTGCCGGCCGCGGCCGCCGTCCACAACCCGGTCGACATGCTCGCCTCGGCCTCGCCGGCCCAGTACCGGCAGGCCTTGCAGTTGCTGTTGGCCGACCCCAACGTCGATAGCGCCATCGTCATCTTCATTCCGCCCCTGATCACCAGCGCCGATGACGTCGCCACGGCCATTGCCGGCGCAGCGGCGGAGTCGGGCAAGCCCGTGTCGGGCGTGTTCATGCGGAGCCATGCGGCGCCCGAATCGCTGGCGGCGGTACCGTGTTACGCCTTCCCGGAACCGGCGGCCATTGCGCTGTCGCGGGTCGCGACCTACGGCGAGTGGCGGCGGCAGCCACCGAGTGACGCACCGGCGTTTCCCGACATCCAGGAAGGGTTGGCGCGCGCGGTCGTCGACACGGCCGTGCGGCGCGGTGGTGGCTGGCTGTCGGCGGTCGAGGCGAACGCGCTGGTTTCAGCGGCCGGGATCACGACGCCGCGATCCCTTCTCGCCACCTCGATCGACGAGGCCGTCGACGCGGCGGTAAAGGTCGGGCTGCCGGTGGCACTGAAGGCCGTCGGCGCGTCCTTGCTTCACAAGACCGAACACCGGGCCCTGCGGCTCAATCTCGAGTCCAGGCTGGCGGTCCGCCAGGCCGCCGCCGAACTGACCGGCGCGCTCGGCGACCGCATGGAGGGGCTGCTGGTGCAGCCCATGGTGAACGGCGGCGCCGAGATGATGATCGGCGCGATCAACGACCCCGTCTTCGGCCACGTCGTGGTCTGCGGCAGCGGCGGCGTGCTCGTGGATCTGCTCGCCGACTCGGCGTGCCGGCTGCACCCGGTGACCGATCGCGATGCGCACGAGATGGTCGAGTCGCTGAAGGGTGTGCGCCTGCTGCGCGGGTTCCGCGGCGCCGAACCCGCGGACGAACCGGCGTTCCGGGACGCCATCCTGCGCATCTCGGCGCTGGTCGGCCTGTGCCCCGAGATCCAGGAACTGGATCTCAACCCGGTGAAGGTGTTGCCCGGGGGCGTGTCGGCGATCGACGTGCGCGTGCGGGTCGACGCCGTTCAGCCACGCCCACCGGGCTAA